One window of the Candidatus Nanopelagicales bacterium genome contains the following:
- a CDS encoding LuxR C-terminal-related transcriptional regulator — protein MSAGDAPLRVVPGQPPTTPSVSRQAFVPRTRLLRRLTQDTTPVVAISAPAGAGKSTLVRQWAEQDDRPHVLLVAGPSVDDPAALAELLLDGLGRVGPPVVEARSVATGQEPDLSAGLLPALTSLAGSRDRAYVLVLDDVHLLEDPACHAIVRAVCDGVPHGSQVALISRRRPPTWLSQARARGRLLELHPEDLAFDADEVAELLREHGLTATPQEASELARRTDGWAVGLYLTVLSARERGLGAVGSPPRIDRSADYIADYLTSEVLGTLDEDTAAFLRRTSVLDWLSPALCDALLDRTDSAGRLALLRASLQLVIPVDGDDSRLRYHHLLQAALRQQLDEREPELVSELHRRAAEWLAEQDEVGEAVRHAKAAGDLPLAGELIMASIEACAGTGRPDLLRQWLSGLDDAKLATDRNLALAAAWAAMQVGDADRMTHWLLTCEAFAGSGWLQRAASDHYLAQLAAIHLVVGAGGLDGILTASAAVEQGLPADRGLQAAAAFLKGVALTLREDGRAQESLLRAEQLGRALDVPIIVADSLSWRGMLAILQGDRERGADLIAEAGDLIHDHHLERVAYAAHCVTAQCLVLALRGPRDRALATLAEARRMSALTTAIAPWFAVCGPIVQARAAALLGEIPTARALLGDARAHLTPDLTGTMCTDLLVAAERDLRTVAVDGVPADVLTPAELRVLHYLPSHLTFRQIGEHLFLSQNTVKTHALAVYRKLHVSSRDEAVTRAQTLGLLPLPPRT, from the coding sequence ATGTCGGCGGGCGACGCGCCGCTGCGCGTCGTCCCCGGACAGCCTCCGACCACACCGTCGGTGTCACGCCAGGCGTTCGTCCCGCGCACCCGCCTGCTCCGGCGGCTCACGCAGGACACCACCCCCGTCGTCGCGATCAGCGCTCCAGCGGGCGCGGGCAAGTCCACCCTGGTGCGTCAGTGGGCCGAGCAGGACGACCGGCCCCATGTCCTGCTCGTGGCAGGCCCGTCCGTCGACGACCCCGCCGCCCTTGCGGAACTCCTCCTCGACGGACTCGGCCGCGTAGGCCCTCCCGTCGTCGAGGCTCGCAGTGTGGCCACCGGGCAGGAGCCGGACCTGTCCGCCGGACTGCTTCCCGCCCTCACGTCGCTGGCCGGGTCCCGGGATCGGGCCTACGTCCTGGTACTGGACGATGTCCACCTGCTGGAGGACCCGGCCTGCCATGCCATCGTGCGCGCCGTGTGCGACGGCGTCCCCCACGGCTCCCAGGTGGCGCTCATCAGCCGACGGCGCCCACCGACCTGGCTCTCCCAGGCCCGCGCCCGGGGCAGGCTGCTCGAGCTGCACCCCGAGGACCTGGCCTTCGACGCCGACGAGGTGGCCGAGCTGCTGCGCGAGCACGGCCTGACGGCGACCCCGCAGGAGGCGTCGGAGCTTGCGCGCCGGACGGACGGCTGGGCCGTCGGGCTGTACCTCACCGTGCTGTCGGCACGGGAGCGCGGGCTCGGCGCGGTCGGCTCACCGCCGCGCATCGACCGGTCCGCGGACTACATCGCCGACTACCTGACCAGCGAAGTCCTGGGGACGCTCGACGAGGACACCGCGGCGTTCCTGCGGCGCACCTCGGTCCTGGACTGGCTGAGTCCGGCGCTCTGCGACGCGCTGCTCGACCGGACCGACTCCGCGGGCAGGCTCGCCCTGCTGCGGGCAAGCCTGCAGCTGGTGATCCCGGTCGACGGCGATGACTCGCGGCTGCGCTACCACCACCTGCTGCAGGCAGCACTGCGCCAGCAGCTGGACGAGCGCGAGCCGGAACTGGTCTCGGAGCTCCACCGGCGAGCAGCCGAGTGGTTGGCCGAGCAGGACGAGGTCGGCGAGGCGGTCCGGCACGCGAAGGCCGCGGGGGACCTCCCCCTCGCGGGGGAGCTCATCATGGCCAGCATCGAGGCCTGCGCGGGGACCGGACGACCGGACCTGCTCCGGCAGTGGTTGTCCGGCCTCGACGATGCCAAGCTGGCCACCGACCGCAACCTGGCGCTGGCGGCGGCGTGGGCGGCGATGCAGGTGGGTGACGCCGACCGCATGACCCACTGGCTGCTGACCTGCGAGGCGTTCGCGGGGTCGGGCTGGCTGCAGCGAGCGGCCTCGGACCACTACCTCGCCCAGCTGGCCGCGATCCACCTGGTCGTGGGCGCCGGGGGGCTGGACGGCATCCTGACCGCGTCGGCGGCCGTGGAGCAGGGCCTGCCTGCGGACCGGGGCCTGCAGGCTGCGGCCGCCTTCCTCAAGGGGGTGGCCCTGACCCTGCGCGAGGACGGGCGGGCGCAAGAGTCGCTGCTACGGGCCGAGCAGCTCGGCCGGGCCCTGGACGTCCCGATCATCGTGGCCGACTCGCTGTCGTGGCGCGGCATGCTCGCCATCCTCCAGGGCGACCGGGAACGAGGTGCCGACCTCATCGCCGAAGCCGGAGACCTCATCCACGACCACCACCTGGAACGAGTCGCGTACGCCGCGCACTGCGTCACGGCCCAGTGCCTCGTCCTGGCCCTACGCGGCCCCCGGGATCGCGCGCTCGCGACCCTGGCCGAGGCCCGGCGGATGAGCGCGCTCACCACCGCCATCGCCCCCTGGTTCGCCGTGTGCGGCCCGATCGTGCAGGCCCGGGCGGCCGCGCTGCTCGGCGAGATCCCCACCGCCCGCGCGCTGCTCGGTGACGCGCGCGCCCACCTCACCCCCGACCTGACCGGGACGATGTGCACCGACCTCCTGGTCGCAGCGGAGAGGGACCTGCGTACGGTCGCGGTGGACGGCGTGCCTGCGGACGTCCTCACCCCGGCGGAGCTTCGGGTTCTGCACTACCTGCCCAGCCACCTGACCTTCCGCCAGATCGGCGAGCACCTCTTCCTCTCGCAGAACACGGTGAAGACGCACGCCCTAGCGGTCTACCGCAAGCTGCACGTGTCCTCCCGGGACGAAGCAGTCACCCGCGCGCAGACACTGGGCCTGCTGCCGCTGCCGCCCCGCACCTGA
- a CDS encoding anaerobic sulfatase maturase, whose product MPARPFHVMAKPTGAVCNLDCSYCFYLAKEELYPGSGFRMPDPVLESYVKGLLAAHEGSPEVTVAFQGGEPTLMGIEFFERVLQLEREHARPGQAVLNTLQTNATLIDDEWAEFLARHGFLVGVSIDGPRELHDAYRVDKGGKPTFDRVLRGLDALRRHGVEWNALTVVNAANAEHGTEVYRFLRDDLGATFIQLIPIVEPRADGSVSERSVPAEAYGRFLIDVFDEWVRRDVGTVFVQSFDTALAHWLGLTGVGVCVHEDTCGRAVALEHNGDVYSCDHFVSPEHRVGNLADGRTLLQIVDSPQQVAFGRAKRDTLPRQCRVCDVRFACNGGCPKDRILSTPDGEPGLNHLCAGYLAFFRHVDTPMRLMADRLRQGRDAAEVMDWYARHDAVRAGAEMGAST is encoded by the coding sequence GTGCCGGCCCGCCCGTTCCACGTCATGGCCAAGCCCACCGGCGCGGTGTGCAACCTGGACTGTTCGTACTGCTTCTACCTGGCCAAGGAGGAGCTCTACCCGGGCAGCGGGTTCCGGATGCCCGACCCGGTGCTGGAGTCGTACGTCAAGGGGCTGCTCGCTGCGCACGAGGGGTCACCCGAGGTGACGGTCGCCTTCCAGGGCGGCGAGCCCACCCTGATGGGGATCGAGTTCTTCGAGCGGGTCCTCCAGCTCGAGCGCGAGCACGCCCGGCCCGGTCAGGCGGTCCTCAACACGCTGCAGACGAACGCCACGCTGATCGACGACGAGTGGGCCGAGTTCCTCGCGAGACACGGATTCCTGGTGGGGGTGTCGATCGACGGGCCCCGCGAGCTGCACGACGCCTACCGGGTGGACAAGGGCGGCAAGCCGACGTTCGACCGGGTCCTGCGCGGACTGGACGCGCTGCGTCGACACGGCGTGGAGTGGAACGCACTCACCGTCGTCAACGCGGCGAACGCGGAGCACGGTACCGAGGTCTACCGCTTCCTCCGCGACGACCTGGGGGCCACGTTCATCCAGCTCATCCCGATCGTCGAGCCCCGCGCCGACGGCAGCGTGTCCGAGCGGAGCGTGCCGGCCGAGGCATACGGCCGCTTCCTGATCGACGTCTTCGACGAGTGGGTGCGCCGTGACGTGGGGACCGTCTTCGTCCAGAGCTTCGACACCGCGCTGGCGCACTGGCTCGGACTCACCGGGGTCGGGGTGTGCGTGCACGAGGACACCTGCGGGCGGGCGGTCGCGCTGGAGCACAACGGTGACGTGTACTCGTGCGACCACTTCGTCTCCCCCGAGCACCGGGTCGGGAACCTGGCGGACGGGCGGACGCTGCTGCAGATCGTGGACAGCCCGCAGCAGGTCGCCTTCGGGCGGGCCAAGCGTGACACGCTGCCGCGGCAGTGCCGCGTCTGCGACGTGCGGTTCGCCTGCAACGGCGGCTGCCCCAAGGACCGCATCCTGTCGACCCCCGACGGAGAGCCGGGCCTGAACCACCTCTGTGCCGGCTACCTGGCCTTCTTCCGGCACGTGGACACGCCGATGCGACTCATGGCCGACCGGCTGCGGCAGGGCCGGGACGCCGCCGAGGTCATGGACTGGTACGCCCGCCACGACGCGGTGCGGGCGGGTGCCGAGATGGGAGCGAGCACGTGA
- a CDS encoding arylsulfatase, protein MSDNLILVAAAYPDPAAAQEDFDAVVARVKDRSVRSQGVVLVSKDDAGNAVVRDTGDHLGRRGAGWGGGVGVLVGLFAPPLLASVAVGAAAGAVVGKFAGHKVRSQIEDRLGDGLPPGSALVLGVFAADDRLAAEQALAGSPAKSVAEMDSRGLSDLKEALAEAMGKFVPDRTVLPIPDRAFGGTAGRTVGDSVADWSMIPGPKAPDGAPNVLIVLIDDAGFGGPDTFGGGISTPTLTRVQQMGATYNRFHVTAVCSPTRAALLTGRNHHRVGFGSIAEYPGPFPGYTAARPRSCTALPRILTENGYVTAGFGKWHLTPDTVQGAAGPFDHWPKAWGFDHWWGFLSGAAGQYDPILTLDDWTIGIPEGKDGAPYYFPDDITDKAVEWLHAVRAQDATKPWFMYYSTGCSHAPHHVAKEWADRYAGKFDEGWDVYRERTLERQKQLGVVPPDTELTERPDLFPAWDSLNDLERKLYARQMEVFAGYSENADWNVGRLLDAIEEMGDLDNTLVFYIWGDNGASMEGTITGSFNEMTFLNGVVLEPAEQMRLIDEYGGIEEWGGDHTAPHFASAWAHANNTPFQWGKQMASHLGGDRDPMVVSWPGHIPAGGSLRDQFTHCIDIVPTVLEAVGLPVPEVVDGIAQEPLDGTSFLHTFDDPDAEERHTVQYFEMFGSRAIYQDGWWACTRLDKAPWDFSPETIARFAPGVYDPDDDVWELYYLPDDFSQAHDLAAEHPEKLAELQELWWAEAERNRVLPLLGGMSIFFGIQPPLPTIARYEFAGDVQNIQRGMVPRIAGRSYSIEADLHVPDGGAEGVIMANADFIGGYGLWVDGDGFLHHTYSFLGVETYRQVSDRPIPAGDVHVRMLFESDEPRPGSGGHVTLFTNGEKVGEGDMPRTVPITVTSYAGMDISRDNGLVVDLAYEDKAPYEFTGTVRKVVFDLQPETHETHRDLHAAAAKANLGHGAAG, encoded by the coding sequence GTGAGCGACAACCTGATCCTGGTGGCGGCGGCATACCCGGACCCGGCTGCGGCGCAGGAGGACTTCGACGCTGTCGTGGCCCGCGTCAAGGACCGCTCGGTGCGGTCCCAGGGCGTGGTCCTGGTGAGCAAGGACGACGCCGGCAACGCGGTGGTGCGCGACACCGGCGACCACCTCGGGCGACGGGGCGCCGGCTGGGGCGGGGGAGTGGGGGTCCTGGTCGGGCTGTTCGCCCCACCGCTGCTGGCGTCGGTGGCGGTCGGTGCGGCCGCGGGCGCGGTCGTGGGGAAGTTCGCCGGGCACAAGGTCCGATCGCAGATCGAGGACCGGCTCGGCGACGGGCTGCCGCCCGGATCGGCACTCGTGCTGGGCGTGTTCGCCGCCGACGACCGGCTCGCCGCCGAGCAGGCGCTGGCCGGGTCCCCCGCCAAGTCCGTCGCGGAGATGGACTCGCGGGGTCTGTCCGACCTCAAGGAGGCGCTGGCCGAGGCCATGGGCAAGTTCGTGCCCGACCGCACGGTGCTGCCCATCCCGGACCGGGCGTTCGGGGGGACGGCCGGTCGGACCGTGGGTGACTCGGTCGCCGACTGGTCGATGATCCCGGGGCCGAAGGCCCCCGACGGCGCCCCGAACGTGCTGATCGTCCTGATCGACGACGCCGGCTTCGGCGGACCGGACACGTTCGGCGGCGGCATCTCCACCCCGACGCTGACCCGGGTGCAGCAGATGGGGGCCACGTACAACCGGTTCCACGTGACGGCGGTCTGCTCGCCGACGCGGGCGGCCCTCCTCACCGGCCGCAACCACCACCGGGTCGGCTTCGGCTCCATCGCCGAGTACCCCGGGCCGTTCCCCGGCTACACCGCGGCTCGCCCCCGGTCGTGCACCGCGCTGCCGCGCATCCTCACCGAGAACGGCTATGTCACAGCAGGTTTCGGGAAGTGGCACCTCACCCCGGACACCGTGCAGGGCGCGGCCGGCCCGTTCGACCACTGGCCCAAGGCGTGGGGGTTCGACCACTGGTGGGGCTTCCTGTCCGGTGCCGCCGGTCAGTACGACCCGATCCTCACCCTCGACGACTGGACCATCGGCATCCCCGAGGGCAAGGACGGCGCGCCGTACTACTTCCCGGACGACATCACCGACAAGGCGGTCGAGTGGCTGCACGCGGTGCGCGCGCAGGACGCGACCAAGCCCTGGTTCATGTACTACTCGACCGGCTGCTCGCACGCGCCGCACCACGTGGCGAAGGAGTGGGCGGACAGGTACGCGGGGAAGTTCGACGAGGGCTGGGACGTCTACCGGGAGCGGACGCTCGAGCGGCAGAAGCAGCTCGGCGTCGTACCGCCGGACACCGAGCTCACCGAGCGCCCGGACCTGTTCCCCGCGTGGGACTCGCTGAACGACCTGGAGCGGAAGCTGTACGCGCGGCAGATGGAGGTGTTCGCCGGGTACTCGGAGAACGCGGACTGGAACGTGGGTCGGCTGCTCGACGCGATCGAGGAGATGGGGGATCTGGACAACACGCTGGTCTTCTACATCTGGGGCGACAACGGCGCCTCGATGGAGGGGACGATCACCGGCTCGTTCAACGAGATGACCTTCCTCAACGGCGTCGTGCTCGAGCCGGCGGAGCAGATGCGCCTGATCGACGAGTACGGCGGCATCGAGGAGTGGGGCGGCGACCACACCGCGCCGCACTTCGCATCCGCCTGGGCGCACGCGAACAACACGCCGTTCCAGTGGGGCAAGCAGATGGCCAGCCACCTGGGCGGCGACCGGGACCCGATGGTGGTGTCGTGGCCGGGGCACATCCCTGCCGGTGGCTCGCTGCGCGACCAGTTCACGCACTGCATCGACATCGTGCCCACGGTGCTGGAGGCGGTCGGCCTGCCGGTGCCGGAGGTCGTGGATGGGATCGCGCAGGAGCCGTTGGACGGCACCAGCTTCCTGCACACGTTCGACGACCCGGACGCCGAGGAGCGGCACACCGTCCAGTACTTCGAGATGTTCGGCAGCCGGGCGATCTACCAGGACGGCTGGTGGGCCTGCACCCGGCTGGACAAGGCGCCGTGGGACTTCTCGCCGGAGACCATCGCGCGGTTCGCGCCGGGGGTGTACGACCCGGACGACGACGTGTGGGAGCTGTACTACCTGCCCGACGACTTCTCCCAGGCGCACGACCTGGCGGCCGAGCACCCGGAGAAGCTCGCGGAGCTGCAGGAGCTGTGGTGGGCCGAGGCGGAGCGCAACCGGGTGCTGCCCCTGCTGGGCGGGATGTCCATCTTCTTCGGGATCCAGCCGCCGTTGCCGACGATCGCCCGGTACGAGTTCGCCGGAGACGTCCAGAACATCCAGCGCGGCATGGTGCCGCGCATCGCCGGCCGGTCGTACTCCATCGAGGCGGACCTGCACGTGCCGGACGGCGGGGCCGAGGGGGTGATCATGGCCAACGCCGACTTCATCGGCGGCTACGGCCTGTGGGTGGACGGCGACGGGTTCTTGCACCACACCTACTCCTTCCTCGGGGTGGAGACCTACCGGCAGGTGTCCGACCGGCCGATCCCGGCCGGGGACGTGCACGTCCGGATGCTGTTCGAGTCCGACGAGCCCAGGCCCGGGTCGGGGGGACACGTGACCCTGTTCACCAATGGGGAGAAGGTGGGCGAGGGCGACATGCCGCGCACCGTCCCCATCACGGTCACCTCGTACGCCGGGATGGACATCTCGCGGGACAACGGCCTCGTCGTGGACCTGGCGTACGAGGACAAGGCGCCGTACGAGTTCACCGGCACGGTCCGCAAGGTGGTCTTCGACCTCCAGCCGGAGACGCACGAGACCCACCGCGACCTGCACGCCGCCGCGGCCAAGGCCAACCTCGGACACGGCGCGGCCGGCTGA
- a CDS encoding DUF6325 family protein produces the protein MSVAEDVQLDELGPVDYLVVEFPADRQDFSGEMADELLRLADVGLIRVLDLMVIRKGEDGSVEAFEVDDLEGADQIRRLESYVAEVLAADDVVMLAEAMEPGSVAGVLVWENSWAAPFASAARRAGGQLIATGRIPIQALLASIEAEMADEEGE, from the coding sequence ATGAGTGTGGCCGAGGACGTCCAGCTCGACGAGCTGGGTCCGGTCGACTACCTGGTCGTGGAGTTCCCCGCGGACCGGCAGGACTTCAGCGGGGAGATGGCCGACGAGCTGCTGCGACTGGCCGACGTCGGCCTGATCCGGGTGCTGGACCTGATGGTCATCCGCAAGGGCGAGGACGGGTCGGTCGAGGCGTTCGAGGTTGACGACCTCGAAGGCGCGGACCAGATCCGGCGGCTGGAGTCGTACGTGGCCGAGGTGCTGGCGGCGGACGATGTCGTCATGCTGGCCGAGGCGATGGAGCCCGGCAGCGTGGCCGGGGTCCTGGTGTGGGAGAACAGCTGGGCCGCACCGTTTGCCAGCGCTGCCCGTCGGGCCGGCGGGCAGCTCATCGCGACCGGGCGCATCCCGATCCAGGCCCTGCTCGCGTCGATCGAGGCCGAGATGGCCGATGAGGAAGGGGAGTGA
- a CDS encoding PAS domain S-box protein gives MTGRATGPEEWLAALRDVVYVLRLEPDRAFEFVSDAVTDLVGYTPAEHYADPDLGGRLVVEEDLPLLAALAATPVGDPVEVTLRWCARDGRVVWTQHRCVTRRREDGSLVLVGSARDVTDQVRDREALERTRAEFQLLAENVPGVVFSASADGVFEWVSPSVEPLLGLRPQDIVGRVPTDLVHPDDLARRRAFGATVRAGTSVSFRARYRTSEDSYRWLDVALTPVLDESGHVVRQVGTWRDVQAEVDAEAALERSRDEFRVLAENASDLVARTDLDGTITWISESIRGYGWRPTEMVGRHASELLHPDDRHLWHQVAETTGRGQTAHVEWRAAGNNDPAAWHWFRVRMSPVIDRDGHVTGTVSGWQDIDAEMAAREALLESEARYRLLAENSGDVVLTSSLDRTLTYASPSVTAVLGWDPLDLVGTPLMDLIHPDDVPTVTAVRARTSTAADGLATGRARVLCKDGSFRWIGSIAREVRAPDGSPVGAIAAWRDIQAQVDVEERLTASHRRFSHMFAEHEAIMLLIEPTSGDIVDANQAAARFYGYDVATLRTMRVTDLNTLSDDEVAHDREEALAGRVNAFVFPHRLADGTVRTVEVHSSPIDDGDRTLLFSIVRDVTDDLAALEALALSERRYRLLTSNMGDIVVELDLRGTLTFLSPSVTTLLGWEPRELVGTALLDLVHPDDVATVTAGQALSHERSDGVASAHARLRQRDGTYRWIGGVVREVRDDDGAPIAAVAVLRDIDSEVHAQQALARQARTDDLTGLLNRAEVMTRLAAILSHPPRVGQRIGILFVDLDGLKTVNDTRGHAAGDLLLTTTAARIAALVRDGDLVARVGGDEVLVLLPGVSVSTDATNVAEKLRRAIAEPIPTPDAGPITSTASIGVALAHPGDDVDSLIARADMAMYAAKQRGGNRTETR, from the coding sequence GTGACGGGCAGGGCGACCGGTCCCGAGGAGTGGTTGGCCGCGCTCCGGGACGTGGTCTACGTGCTGCGCCTTGAGCCAGACCGCGCGTTCGAGTTCGTGTCGGACGCGGTGACCGACCTGGTCGGATACACCCCGGCGGAGCACTACGCAGACCCGGACCTGGGTGGCCGCCTGGTCGTCGAGGAGGACCTGCCCCTGCTGGCGGCGCTGGCGGCGACCCCCGTGGGGGACCCGGTCGAGGTCACGCTCCGCTGGTGCGCGCGGGACGGCCGAGTGGTGTGGACCCAGCACCGCTGCGTGACGCGACGCCGCGAGGACGGGTCACTGGTGCTCGTCGGGTCGGCCCGGGACGTGACCGACCAGGTGCGTGACCGCGAGGCCCTGGAGAGGACCCGCGCGGAGTTCCAGCTGCTCGCGGAGAACGTCCCTGGAGTGGTGTTCTCGGCGTCGGCGGACGGCGTGTTCGAGTGGGTGTCCCCATCGGTCGAGCCGCTGCTGGGCCTGCGGCCGCAGGACATCGTCGGCAGGGTCCCGACCGACCTGGTGCACCCCGACGACCTGGCACGCCGGCGGGCGTTCGGCGCCACGGTGCGTGCCGGGACCTCCGTGTCGTTCCGGGCCCGCTACCGCACGAGCGAGGACTCCTACCGCTGGCTGGACGTGGCTCTGACGCCCGTGCTCGACGAGAGCGGACACGTGGTCCGGCAGGTCGGGACCTGGCGCGACGTCCAGGCGGAGGTCGACGCGGAGGCGGCCCTGGAACGGTCGCGCGACGAGTTCCGAGTGCTGGCCGAGAACGCCTCCGACCTCGTGGCTCGCACTGACCTGGACGGGACCATCACCTGGATCTCGGAGTCCATCCGGGGCTACGGCTGGCGACCCACCGAGATGGTGGGGAGGCACGCCTCCGAGTTGTTGCATCCCGACGACCGGCACCTGTGGCACCAGGTGGCGGAGACGACAGGACGCGGCCAGACCGCGCACGTGGAATGGCGCGCGGCGGGGAACAACGACCCCGCGGCATGGCACTGGTTCCGAGTACGCATGAGCCCCGTCATCGACCGGGACGGGCACGTGACCGGAACGGTCTCCGGCTGGCAGGACATCGACGCGGAGATGGCTGCACGCGAAGCCCTGCTCGAGTCCGAGGCGCGCTACCGGTTGCTGGCCGAGAACTCCGGTGACGTCGTGCTCACCTCCAGCCTCGACCGCACCCTGACCTACGCGTCCCCCTCGGTGACGGCCGTGCTGGGCTGGGATCCACTGGACCTGGTCGGCACTCCCCTGATGGACCTCATCCACCCCGACGACGTGCCGACCGTGACCGCCGTGCGGGCACGGACGTCCACCGCCGCTGACGGGCTCGCCACGGGCCGGGCTCGCGTCCTGTGCAAGGACGGGTCATTCCGCTGGATCGGCAGCATCGCTCGGGAGGTCCGCGCCCCTGACGGCTCCCCGGTCGGGGCGATCGCCGCCTGGCGCGATATCCAGGCGCAGGTCGACGTGGAGGAGCGGCTGACCGCGAGCCACCGCAGGTTCTCTCACATGTTCGCCGAGCACGAGGCGATCATGCTGCTCATCGAACCCACGTCCGGCGACATCGTGGATGCGAACCAAGCCGCGGCCCGGTTCTACGGCTACGACGTGGCCACCTTGCGCACCATGAGGGTCACCGACCTGAACACGCTCTCGGACGACGAGGTCGCCCACGATCGAGAGGAGGCACTCGCGGGCAGGGTCAACGCATTCGTCTTCCCTCACCGCCTAGCCGACGGAACCGTGCGCACCGTCGAGGTGCACTCGTCACCGATCGACGACGGCGACCGTACGCTGCTATTCTCCATCGTCCGCGACGTCACGGACGACCTCGCCGCCCTCGAGGCGCTGGCCCTGTCCGAGCGGCGCTACCGGCTGCTGACGTCCAACATGGGCGACATCGTCGTCGAGCTCGACCTGCGGGGCACTCTGACGTTCCTGTCCCCCTCCGTCACCACCCTGCTCGGCTGGGAACCACGCGAACTGGTCGGCACCGCGCTGCTGGACCTGGTGCATCCCGACGACGTCGCCACCGTCACCGCCGGACAGGCACTGAGCCACGAGCGCTCCGACGGAGTCGCCAGCGCGCACGCCCGCCTGCGGCAACGCGACGGCACCTACCGGTGGATCGGAGGCGTCGTCCGTGAGGTCCGTGACGACGATGGCGCCCCGATCGCGGCCGTCGCCGTGCTCCGGGACATCGACAGCGAAGTCCACGCACAGCAGGCGCTGGCCAGGCAGGCACGCACCGATGATCTGACCGGCCTGCTCAACCGTGCCGAGGTCATGACGCGACTGGCGGCCATCCTCTCCCACCCGCCCCGCGTCGGTCAGCGCATCGGCATCCTGTTCGTCGATCTCGACGGCCTCAAGACCGTCAACGACACCCGCGGGCACGCTGCCGGCGACCTCCTGCTGACCACCACCGCCGCTCGCATCGCAGCACTCGTGCGCGACGGCGACCTCGTCGCCCGCGTGGGCGGCGACGAGGTACTCGTCCTGCTCCCGGGCGTCAGCGTCAGCACCGACGCCACGAACGTCGCCGAGAAGCTCCGCCGCGCCATCGCCGAGCCCATCCCGACCCCCGACGCTGGCCCCATCACGAGCACGGCCAGCATCGGCGTCGCGCTCGCGCACCCGGGAGACGACGTGGACTCGCTGATCGCTCGCGCCGACATGGCCATGTACGCGGCCAAGCAGCGCGGTGGCAACCGGACCGAGACGCGCTGA